The Pseudomonadota bacterium genome includes a window with the following:
- the trmFO gene encoding methylenetetrahydrofolate--tRNA-(uracil(54)-C(5))-methyltransferase (FADH(2)-oxidizing) TrmFO has protein sequence MKPIHIIGGGLAGSEAAWQVAQLGVPVILHEMRGAPQHAGTEAHKTDGLAELVCSNSFRSDDATSNAVGVLHAEMRQLNSIIMASGDAHQVPAGGALAVDRDGFSEAVTKALQDHPLITVERKELGGLPPDEWDSVIIATGPLTAPSLAQAILELSGEDALAFFDAIAPIVHFDSIDMDKAWFQSRYDKVGPGGTGKDYINCAMDEALYNRFIDALIEADSTDFKQWEADTPYFNGCLPIEVMAARGRETLRFGPMKPVGLTDPNNPDERPYAVVQLRQDNALGTLFNMVGFQTKIKYGQQTDILRMIPGLEQARFARLGGIHRNTYLNSPVVLDRQLRLKAQPRLRFAGQITGCEGYVESAAIGLYVGRLAAAERLGLPVPDLPETTALGALVNHITGGHVVSIDEGPRSFQPMNVNFGLFPPLDGPLLDEAGKRIKGKAKGLARKQAMAKRALAASADWAARFEAAMLPSAAE, from the coding sequence TTGAAACCCATTCACATCATCGGCGGGGGCTTGGCTGGATCGGAAGCCGCATGGCAGGTGGCGCAGCTCGGCGTCCCAGTGATCCTTCACGAGATGCGCGGTGCCCCGCAGCACGCCGGCACGGAAGCGCACAAGACTGATGGATTGGCCGAACTTGTCTGTTCGAACTCGTTTCGGTCGGATGATGCGACATCGAACGCCGTTGGCGTGCTGCATGCAGAAATGCGGCAGCTCAATTCGATCATCATGGCATCGGGAGACGCGCACCAGGTGCCCGCGGGCGGCGCGCTTGCTGTCGATCGGGATGGATTTTCTGAAGCCGTGACCAAAGCGCTCCAGGACCACCCACTCATCACAGTTGAGCGCAAGGAGTTGGGAGGTTTACCGCCAGACGAGTGGGACAGCGTGATCATCGCAACAGGTCCACTCACCGCGCCATCGCTCGCCCAGGCCATTTTGGAGCTTTCCGGTGAGGATGCTCTCGCCTTCTTCGATGCCATCGCGCCGATTGTCCACTTCGACAGCATCGATATGGACAAGGCATGGTTCCAGTCCCGCTATGACAAGGTTGGCCCCGGTGGAACGGGCAAGGACTACATCAACTGTGCGATGGACGAAGCGCTGTACAATCGTTTCATCGACGCGCTGATCGAGGCGGATTCAACCGACTTCAAGCAGTGGGAGGCCGACACACCCTATTTCAACGGTTGCCTCCCCATCGAGGTCATGGCGGCGCGGGGCCGTGAGACCTTGCGGTTCGGACCGATGAAACCGGTCGGCCTGACCGATCCGAACAACCCGGACGAGCGGCCTTACGCCGTTGTTCAGCTGCGCCAGGACAATGCGCTCGGCACGCTGTTCAACATGGTCGGCTTTCAGACCAAGATCAAATACGGCCAGCAAACCGATATCCTGCGTATGATTCCGGGCCTAGAGCAGGCGCGTTTTGCCCGCCTGGGCGGGATCCACAGGAATACCTATCTCAATTCGCCTGTCGTTCTCGACCGGCAACTTCGCCTCAAAGCACAGCCGCGTTTACGCTTTGCCGGACAGATTACCGGCTGCGAAGGGTACGTTGAATCGGCGGCGATCGGGCTTTACGTCGGCCGTCTTGCGGCGGCTGAACGGCTTGGGCTACCGGTCCCGGATCTGCCTGAAACGACTGCTCTCGGTGCGTTGGTGAACCACATCACCGGCGGCCATGTTGTCTCCATTGACGAGGGCCCGCGATCCTTTCAACCCATGAACGTCAATTTCGGCCTTTTCCCGCCGCTCGACGGCCCACTGCTCGATGAAGCCGGAAAGCGGATCAAGGGCAAGGCAAAGGGCTTGGCGCGCAAGCAGGCGATGGCCAAACGCGCGCTTGCCGCTTCGGCGGATTGGGCGGCTCGTTTTGAGGCGGCCATGCTCCCAAGTGCGGCGGAGTGA
- a CDS encoding squalene/phytoene synthase family protein: MPDNPNQHAADHLRTHDPIWHASLQFVPEDRRATVMALFAFLAEVARTRSMISEPMPGEIRLQWWRDAIGGIEHGAVGSNPLAAALLEAMGRDGLPAATLQAVLDGRTFDLYDDPMPETHTFEGYAGEVWSGPMALAMGYLASEPAGQFADAAGHGGVALTVARVLTGFHHWTARGQTLIPKPMLDEAGTTPDALRLGKQTAGLSDALKAFIAYGQSHVHKAQEAARSLPSAAYPILLPVSLASRTFKEAEGWADDPFRGALSHARWKLLWRVWRASKRMPRL; this comes from the coding sequence GTGCCAGATAACCCCAATCAGCACGCTGCCGATCATCTGCGAACGCATGACCCTATCTGGCATGCCAGCTTGCAGTTCGTACCAGAGGACAGGCGGGCAACCGTCATGGCCTTGTTTGCGTTCCTGGCCGAAGTTGCGCGGACCCGGTCGATGATCTCAGAACCGATGCCTGGAGAAATCCGGTTGCAATGGTGGCGCGACGCTATCGGCGGGATTGAGCATGGCGCTGTTGGCTCCAACCCTCTCGCCGCGGCGCTGCTGGAAGCCATGGGACGCGATGGCCTACCCGCCGCAACACTCCAGGCAGTTCTCGATGGCCGAACTTTTGACCTCTATGATGATCCGATGCCCGAAACCCACACGTTCGAAGGGTATGCTGGTGAGGTCTGGTCAGGCCCAATGGCGCTTGCCATGGGCTACCTTGCTTCCGAGCCGGCAGGTCAGTTCGCCGATGCGGCAGGGCACGGTGGCGTGGCGCTGACAGTCGCTCGGGTGCTGACAGGTTTCCATCATTGGACGGCGCGGGGCCAGACGCTCATCCCAAAGCCGATGCTGGACGAGGCCGGCACAACGCCTGATGCGCTCCGGCTTGGCAAGCAGACGGCAGGGCTATCTGACGCGCTAAAGGCCTTTATCGCTTATGGTCAAAGCCATGTTCACAAGGCGCAAGAAGCTGCACGATCCTTGCCGAGCGCGGCCTATCCGATCTTGCTACCGGTATCCTTGGCAAGCCGTACCTTTAAGGAGGCAGAGGGGTGGGCCGACGACCCCTTTCGCGGCGCACTTTCGCACGCGCGTTGGAAACTCCTTTGGAGGGTATGGCGTGCATCGAAACGCATGCCCCGGCTATGA
- a CDS encoding Mth938-like domain-containing protein, protein MDEQSAERFLPQQVPIDAMLDAGFRFAGMSHQGSIMTMPGRTQSWAAPTSASALATRDLQPILDLADNLDLLVIGTGAHVAVLPQTTLDAVREAGLAAEVSATRAAVRTYNILLSEDRRVAAALMALT, encoded by the coding sequence TTGGACGAGCAAAGCGCCGAACGCTTTCTGCCGCAACAGGTGCCGATTGATGCGATGCTCGACGCCGGGTTTCGCTTCGCAGGTATGTCGCATCAGGGGAGTATCATGACAATGCCGGGGCGCACGCAAAGCTGGGCCGCGCCCACGTCTGCTTCCGCTCTCGCCACCCGTGATTTGCAACCGATCCTGGACCTGGCGGACAACCTTGATCTTCTGGTCATAGGGACCGGGGCCCATGTTGCGGTTCTGCCCCAAACAACACTTGATGCGGTCCGCGAAGCCGGTCTTGCCGCCGAGGTAAGCGCAACCCGCGCAGCCGTTCGTACCTACAATATCCTTCTGTCCGAAGATCGGCGGGTGGCCGCTGCGCTCATGGCGCTGACCTAA
- the secF gene encoding protein translocase subunit SecF, whose product MSFALIKLLPAEPKLRFMAYRNWAFPFSIVMMVVSLGVFSFLGLNLGIDFRGGTVIEIRTTDGPADVGGIRTQLNQLQFGDVEVQSFGNETDVLIRIEQQPGGDQAQQAVVNTVRAELGEEGIEYRRFEVVGPRVSGELAIAGITAVLAALCAILIYIWVRFEWQFAIGAIIATVHDVILTLGLFAVTGLEFNLSSIAAILTIVGYSLNDTVVVYDRVRENLRRYKKMAIDDLIDLSVNSMLSRTIMTSVTTLIALGSLFIFGGEIIRSFTAAMIWGVLVGTYSSIFVAGPVLIFLKLRPSSDDKPEAPKGAKRATVDSEDPNAGAVV is encoded by the coding sequence ATGTCGTTTGCGCTCATCAAGTTGCTTCCTGCAGAGCCAAAGCTGCGCTTTATGGCCTACCGCAACTGGGCCTTTCCCTTCTCCATCGTTATGATGGTGGTATCTCTGGGCGTCTTTAGTTTCCTTGGGCTCAATCTGGGTATCGATTTCCGTGGCGGCACCGTCATTGAAATCCGTACAACGGACGGGCCAGCAGATGTTGGCGGAATACGCACCCAGCTCAACCAGCTCCAGTTTGGCGACGTCGAGGTTCAAAGCTTCGGCAACGAAACCGATGTGCTCATCCGCATTGAGCAGCAACCTGGTGGCGATCAGGCGCAGCAGGCCGTTGTCAACACGGTCCGAGCGGAGTTGGGCGAAGAGGGCATCGAATATCGCCGCTTTGAAGTGGTCGGACCGCGCGTTTCGGGCGAACTGGCCATCGCTGGGATCACCGCAGTTCTGGCTGCGCTTTGTGCGATCCTGATTTACATTTGGGTGCGTTTCGAGTGGCAGTTCGCCATAGGAGCGATCATAGCCACCGTCCACGATGTGATCCTGACCCTCGGGCTGTTTGCGGTGACGGGGCTGGAGTTCAACCTGTCGTCCATCGCCGCGATCCTGACGATTGTAGGCTATTCGTTGAATGACACCGTGGTCGTCTACGACCGTGTGCGAGAAAATCTCCGGCGGTACAAGAAGATGGCGATCGACGATCTTATTGATCTGTCCGTCAACTCGATGCTGTCGCGTACGATCATGACCTCGGTCACGACCCTCATCGCGTTGGGTTCACTGTTTATTTTTGGTGGCGAGATCATTCGATCCTTCACTGCGGCGATGATTTGGGGTGTGCTGGTCGGTACCTATTCCTCGATCTTCGTCGCTGGTCCTGTGCTCATCTTCCTCAAGCTCAGGCCGTCGTCAGACGACAAGCCTGAGGCGCCCAAAGGTGCAAAGCGCGCCACGGTCGATAGCGAAGACCCCAATGCCGGTGCGGTGGTGTAG
- the secD gene encoding protein translocase subunit SecD, with protein MLYFKPWKIALIIAFAVLSVAFALPNAFDSEQVDGWPDFLPKRQIVLGLDLQGGAHLLLQVERDSLVEDRIEALRDDVRRTLRTERIGYTGLGAQGETVQLRIRDLDRLDEAETLLTGLSVPINPLQLGGQAPDVAVDVATDGLARLTLTEDGIDARLAQAVEQSIEVIRRRIDQLGTTEPTIQREGQDRVLVQVPGLGDPQRLKDILGQTAALSFHLLSDEMSPQQAVQSRAPAGTRLLYSVDDPPIPYLVQSRALITGDQLADAQPGFDQQTQEAIVSFRFNTSGATTFGQATTENVGRPFAIVLDDEVISAPVIREPILGGSGQISGNFTPELANDLAILLRAGALPAELTIVEERTVGPGLGADSIAAGEIAGVIGAIGVLLFMGLSYGLFGLFANVALFVNISLIIAALSVLGATLTLPGIAGIVLTVGMAVDSNVLIFERIREEVRRGRKTIMAIDVGFREALRTILDANITTLIAAVILFQLGSGPVRGFAVTLAIGIVTTVFTAYTMTRLMIALWVKSRRPKALPI; from the coding sequence ATGCTCTACTTTAAACCCTGGAAAATCGCTCTCATCATCGCATTCGCGGTTCTGTCTGTCGCGTTTGCGTTGCCCAACGCGTTTGATAGCGAGCAAGTCGATGGCTGGCCCGACTTCTTACCAAAACGGCAGATCGTCCTGGGCCTTGATCTGCAAGGTGGCGCGCATCTGCTGCTGCAGGTTGAGCGCGATAGTTTGGTGGAAGATCGCATAGAAGCCCTGCGCGATGATGTTCGCCGTACACTGCGCACCGAGCGGATTGGTTACACAGGTCTGGGGGCGCAAGGCGAAACCGTCCAGTTACGCATCCGCGATCTGGACCGACTTGATGAGGCTGAAACGCTGCTGACGGGCCTGTCGGTTCCCATCAATCCGCTTCAGCTTGGTGGCCAGGCCCCGGACGTCGCTGTGGACGTCGCGACCGATGGGCTGGCGCGCCTGACGCTCACTGAAGATGGGATTGATGCGCGTTTGGCGCAAGCGGTGGAACAATCGATCGAGGTTATCCGCCGCCGTATCGACCAGCTTGGCACGACGGAGCCAACGATCCAGCGAGAAGGTCAAGACCGTGTTCTGGTTCAGGTGCCCGGGCTGGGCGATCCACAAAGGCTGAAGGACATTCTGGGTCAGACAGCCGCGCTTTCGTTCCACCTTTTAAGCGATGAGATGAGCCCGCAACAGGCGGTCCAAAGTCGAGCGCCAGCGGGCACCCGGCTTTTGTATTCGGTCGATGATCCGCCGATACCCTATTTGGTGCAGTCTCGGGCGCTGATAACGGGCGATCAGTTGGCCGACGCGCAGCCGGGCTTTGACCAGCAAACGCAGGAGGCCATCGTCTCTTTCCGTTTCAACACCTCAGGCGCGACGACTTTCGGACAAGCGACGACCGAAAACGTCGGGCGGCCTTTCGCGATTGTCCTGGATGATGAGGTGATCTCGGCCCCCGTTATTCGGGAGCCCATTCTGGGTGGTTCGGGCCAGATTTCGGGGAACTTTACGCCCGAGCTGGCCAACGATTTAGCCATCCTACTGCGCGCGGGGGCGTTGCCGGCTGAGTTAACGATCGTTGAAGAGCGAACTGTGGGGCCGGGCCTTGGTGCCGACTCAATCGCCGCAGGCGAGATCGCCGGTGTCATTGGCGCCATTGGCGTCTTGCTGTTTATGGGCTTGTCTTACGGCCTTTTCGGGTTGTTCGCCAACGTTGCCTTGTTTGTGAATATCTCGCTCATTATCGCGGCTTTATCCGTCCTCGGTGCCACTTTGACGTTGCCGGGCATCGCAGGGATCGTGCTCACGGTCGGTATGGCAGTCGATTCAAACGTGCTCATTTTCGAACGCATTCGTGAAGAGGTTCGCCGGGGCCGCAAGACCATTATGGCCATTGATGTCGGCTTCCGCGAAGCGCTTCGCACCATTCTCGATGCGAACATCACCACTCTCATAGCTGCCGTCATTCTGTTTCAGCTAGGGTCTGGCCCGGTGCGTGGCTTTGCCGTCACGTTGGCGATCGGTATCGTAACGACTGTTTTTACCGCATACACCATGACCCGTCTGATGATCGCCCTGTGGGTTAAGTCACGCCGTCCAAAGGCTCTGCCGATCTAG
- the yajC gene encoding preprotein translocase subunit YajC has translation MLVTPAYAQAAGAAGGGSLVMSILPFILIFVIMWFLIIRPQRQQMKRHREMIANVRRNDTIVTSGGLIGKVTKVMDDAANEIEVQLADGVKVRLVRSMIQDVRTKAEPVAANDKGK, from the coding sequence ATGTTGGTAACCCCCGCCTATGCACAAGCCGCTGGTGCCGCCGGTGGAGGTAGTCTGGTCATGTCCATTCTGCCGTTCATCCTGATCTTCGTCATCATGTGGTTTTTGATCATTCGGCCACAGCGCCAGCAGATGAAGCGGCATCGCGAGATGATTGCCAATGTGCGGCGCAACGACACCATCGTCACTTCGGGCGGACTGATCGGAAAAGTCACCAAAGTCATGGACGATGCCGCCAACGAGATCGAAGTGCAGCTCGCCGACGGCGTGAAAGTTCGTCTGGTGCGCTCCATGATACAGGACGTGCGCACCAAAGCCGAACCGGTTGCGGCAAACGACAAAGGCAAATAG
- a CDS encoding ATP-binding protein, whose protein sequence is MSDLLRIEGLLERVADALDRLSPSVDRQINLSAANAFVWQAESNTLTPVESVNALPLSLLKGINRSRDTLVDNTERFARGLAANNALLWGARGQGKSSLVKAVHASINEGRDTQTALKLIEIHREDIASLPALLSMLRGLPNRVILFCDDLSFDPGETTYKSLKVALEGGIEGRPENVLFYATSNRRHLLPRDMMDNERATAINPGDAVEEKVSLSDRFGLWLGFHKCSQDEYLAMIDAYHGHFELPGSASDYHAQALEWATTRGARSGRVAWQFIQDAAGRAGLALR, encoded by the coding sequence ATGAGCGATTTGTTGCGGATTGAAGGCCTTTTGGAGCGCGTTGCCGACGCGCTTGATCGTCTATCGCCATCTGTGGACCGGCAGATCAACCTGTCTGCGGCGAACGCGTTTGTATGGCAGGCCGAATCGAACACGCTTACGCCCGTCGAAAGCGTCAACGCCCTTCCGCTCAGCTTACTGAAGGGTATCAACCGCTCGCGCGATACGTTGGTGGATAACACCGAGCGATTTGCACGAGGGCTCGCTGCCAACAATGCCCTTCTTTGGGGCGCACGTGGGCAAGGAAAGTCGTCCTTGGTCAAAGCTGTTCACGCCTCCATCAACGAGGGTCGCGATACACAAACAGCGCTGAAACTGATCGAAATTCATCGCGAAGACATCGCCAGCCTGCCCGCACTCTTGTCGATGCTGCGAGGCTTACCGAACCGGGTAATCCTCTTTTGCGATGACCTGTCGTTCGACCCCGGCGAAACAACCTACAAGTCGCTGAAAGTCGCGCTTGAAGGCGGGATCGAGGGCCGGCCTGAAAACGTGCTTTTCTACGCAACGTCCAACCGCAGGCATTTGCTGCCTCGCGACATGATGGACAATGAGCGCGCAACGGCGATCAATCCAGGCGATGCGGTGGAAGAAAAGGTGTCTCTGTCCGACCGGTTCGGGCTCTGGTTGGGGTTCCACAAATGCTCGCAAGACGAATATCTCGCGATGATCGACGCCTATCATGGCCACTTCGAACTGCCCGGTTCAGCATCCGACTATCACGCACAAGCGCTGGAATGGGCAACCACGCGTGGAGCGCGCTCCGGACGCGTGGCCTGGCAGTTCATTCAGGACGCTGCTGGCCGTGCTGGTTTAGCCCTGCGGTAG
- a CDS encoding LysM peptidoglycan-binding domain-containing protein gives MRTCFAGQPRFAVARLGLVSAAALVLSACSSDSNRLSFFGVDSDPAPAMVQAQPVHPVQVGQPMPPVRSATQPATQPALVQPSTQPLAAPTGYTPPNTQAPGYGVVTGTTAPSQAPFRTTPQPLPQPVTQQVAQAPQTARGVFPPAMVGAQPSQPVQQPAPLPQPQTFAAPQPITSQPQPLVPQAVSAPATLPAPTTLPQASTPQTVQPTHGRPAGWSTVGGTRVQVGAGETLFSISRRYGVPVAAIQQANGLQDASVVRAGQTIIIPTYSMAATPAQAPQTAAQPVQRTASVPRPTPRPTSAARASTQQTAPQTVATSGVHTVVSGDTAFNIARRYGMTVSQLASANGLSDPGAIRIGQRLNVRGGAAAQQVASTAPTLPVVSQTATAPRVTRTPAQEVAARSYTPPQPPAQAEPEVASRQTPAAEPAQATESPLQFRWPIRGRVVSGFGTQVNGARNDGINIAVPEGASIRAAEDGEVVYAGNELRGFGNLVLVQHRGGYVTAYAHNSRIMVSRGDRVSRGEIIARAGATGDVDTPQLHFEIRRGTTPVDPAPYLPQG, from the coding sequence ATGCGTACCTGTTTCGCCGGTCAGCCGCGTTTTGCGGTGGCGCGCCTCGGTCTGGTTTCAGCGGCCGCGCTGGTGTTGTCCGCCTGTTCATCTGACTCGAACCGTTTGAGTTTCTTCGGCGTGGATAGCGATCCCGCACCAGCCATGGTGCAAGCTCAGCCCGTACATCCGGTGCAGGTTGGTCAGCCAATGCCGCCTGTCAGGTCTGCTACGCAGCCCGCCACACAGCCTGCTTTGGTGCAGCCTTCGACCCAACCACTCGCAGCTCCAACCGGTTACACACCGCCGAACACACAAGCCCCGGGTTATGGCGTGGTAACCGGCACCACGGCGCCGTCCCAAGCTCCATTCCGGACAACACCTCAGCCGCTTCCGCAGCCCGTGACTCAACAGGTTGCCCAGGCACCGCAGACGGCACGCGGCGTCTTTCCGCCGGCGATGGTCGGCGCCCAGCCGTCTCAGCCTGTGCAGCAGCCAGCGCCGTTGCCGCAACCACAGACCTTCGCCGCACCTCAGCCAATAACGAGCCAGCCTCAGCCGCTTGTTCCGCAAGCGGTTTCCGCACCGGCAACACTTCCCGCTCCAACCACACTACCGCAGGCTTCAACACCCCAAACGGTGCAACCCACCCATGGAAGACCCGCCGGTTGGTCGACCGTCGGTGGTACGCGGGTTCAGGTGGGCGCCGGTGAGACCCTGTTCTCGATCTCACGACGCTACGGCGTTCCGGTGGCTGCGATCCAACAGGCCAACGGTTTGCAGGACGCAAGCGTGGTTCGTGCGGGGCAGACTATCATCATCCCGACCTACTCGATGGCTGCAACGCCCGCGCAGGCCCCGCAGACGGCGGCCCAGCCGGTTCAGCGCACGGCATCGGTTCCCAGACCCACTCCAAGGCCGACATCGGCAGCGCGAGCGAGCACCCAGCAAACGGCTCCCCAGACGGTGGCCACAAGCGGTGTCCACACGGTTGTGTCGGGCGATACAGCCTTCAACATTGCGCGTCGCTACGGGATGACCGTTTCACAACTTGCAAGCGCCAACGGCCTATCCGATCCCGGTGCGATCCGTATTGGTCAGCGGTTGAATGTGCGCGGCGGTGCGGCAGCCCAGCAGGTCGCTTCCACTGCACCAACATTGCCGGTCGTGTCGCAAACGGCAACTGCGCCCCGCGTGACGCGAACGCCCGCGCAGGAGGTTGCCGCCCGAAGCTACACGCCCCCACAACCACCAGCTCAAGCCGAGCCCGAGGTCGCAAGCCGCCAAACACCGGCTGCCGAACCAGCCCAAGCAACCGAGAGCCCGCTTCAGTTCCGCTGGCCGATCCGTGGACGCGTTGTCTCTGGTTTCGGCACCCAGGTGAACGGTGCCCGCAATGATGGCATCAACATCGCTGTGCCCGAAGGGGCGTCGATCCGTGCGGCTGAAGATGGCGAGGTTGTTTATGCTGGAAACGAGTTGCGCGGCTTCGGAAACTTGGTCTTAGTCCAGCATCGTGGCGGCTATGTTACAGCCTACGCCCACAACAGCCGGATCATGGTCAGCCGAGGCGATCGTGTCAGCCGCGGCGAGATTATCGCGCGGGCAGGGGCAACGGGTGATGTCGATACCCCTCAATTGCACTTCGAGATTCGCCGCGGCACAACGCCGGTCGATCCAGCACCTTATCTACCGCAGGGCTAA
- a CDS encoding protein-L-isoaspartate(D-aspartate) O-methyltransferase, whose protein sequence is MDEETVRRANLVLSLRSTGVTSRSILNAFETTPRHAFAPKTYADDAYADRLIPIGCGQTMEAPTVLARLLVSADISPDSTVLEIGAGSGYLTALLSRLCRRVIALERFRQLAETARTNLSQQGIERAEVILTDGSAGWPPAGPYGAIIVTAAVERLPQMWFEQITPGARLIVPFGKADQPQKWLCFVNTPEGLKSPEVIGSTFAAPLTPGLARTL, encoded by the coding sequence GTGGATGAGGAAACCGTCCGCCGCGCAAATCTCGTCCTGAGTCTGCGCTCGACCGGTGTGACGAGCCGATCCATCCTCAACGCCTTCGAGACTACCCCACGCCATGCCTTCGCCCCTAAGACCTACGCCGATGATGCCTATGCTGACCGGTTGATCCCAATAGGCTGCGGACAGACCATGGAAGCGCCGACGGTGCTGGCGCGCTTGCTGGTGAGCGCCGACATTTCACCGGACAGCACTGTTCTCGAAATTGGCGCGGGCTCTGGCTACCTCACCGCCCTGTTGTCCCGGTTGTGCAGGCGGGTCATCGCGCTTGAGAGATTCCGGCAATTGGCTGAGACCGCGCGCACAAACCTCTCCCAGCAGGGTATTGAGCGGGCTGAGGTGATCTTGACCGATGGCTCTGCCGGTTGGCCGCCAGCCGGCCCTTACGGCGCGATCATTGTCACCGCAGCGGTCGAGCGTTTGCCGCAGATGTGGTTTGAGCAGATCACTCCAGGTGCGCGGTTGATCGTACCCTTCGGCAAGGCAGACCAGCCGCAGAAGTGGCTGTGTTTTGTGAACACGCCCGAGGGATTGAAGTCCCCCGAAGTCATCGGATCGACCTTCGCGGCACCCCTTACACCGGGTCTGGCCCGCACGCTTTAG
- the surE gene encoding 5'/3'-nucleotidase SurE — MRILVTNDDGIHAPGLQHLERVAEKVGAEVWTVAPETDQSGVAHSMSLNDPLRLRQLDDRRFAVRGTPTDCVLMAVRHVMPERPDLLLSGINRGQNLAEDITYSGTVAAAIEGTILGVKSIALSQAYSFASRSQPPFETAEALAPDLIEKLASLELPKQSLLNINFPDRTPDAVEGVRVTQQGRRNIDFLTIDARNDGRRNPYYWLTYTGEMPQPDAGSDLETVRAGYISITPLSIDMTDAASLGAVESALGMQGNSS; from the coding sequence ATGCGCATTTTGGTCACAAATGATGATGGTATCCATGCCCCCGGCCTGCAGCATCTCGAGCGGGTCGCGGAGAAAGTAGGGGCGGAAGTGTGGACGGTTGCCCCGGAAACCGATCAATCGGGAGTTGCCCACTCCATGTCACTCAATGATCCTCTGCGCCTGCGACAGTTGGATGATCGTCGCTTCGCGGTGCGCGGGACGCCGACCGATTGTGTGCTTATGGCTGTACGCCATGTCATGCCTGAGCGACCTGACTTGTTGCTGTCTGGGATCAATCGGGGCCAGAATCTTGCAGAGGACATAACCTATTCCGGCACCGTCGCAGCCGCAATCGAAGGCACAATCTTGGGTGTGAAATCCATCGCCCTTTCGCAGGCCTATTCCTTCGCATCTCGTTCGCAGCCACCATTTGAGACCGCCGAAGCCCTTGCTCCGGACCTAATCGAGAAGCTCGCCTCGTTGGAGTTGCCCAAGCAGAGCCTGCTTAACATCAACTTCCCCGACCGTACGCCGGACGCAGTTGAAGGGGTTCGCGTCACCCAACAGGGCCGCCGGAACATCGATTTTCTCACCATTGACGCGCGCAACGATGGACGCCGCAATCCTTATTACTGGTTGACCTATACAGGTGAGATGCCACAGCCCGATGCCGGCTCCGACCTGGAGACGGTGCGTGCGGGCTACATCTCGATCACTCCATTGTCGATCGATATGACTGATGCCGCCAGTTTGGGTGCCGTCGAGAGTGCCTTGGGCATGCAGGGCAATTCATCGTGA